A section of the Natronolimnobius sp. AArcel1 genome encodes:
- a CDS encoding integrase core domain-containing protein encodes VGSRRSARKWIEQFVHYYNRQRPHQSLDGRTPTEEVLN; translated from the coding sequence GGGTGGGCAGTCGGCGGAGCGCTCGCAAATGGATTGAACAATTTGTGCATTACTACAACCGACAGAGACCGCATCAATCGCTCGATGGACGAACGCCGACTGAGGAGGTGCTAAACTAG
- a CDS encoding GAP family protein codes for MNFLVILPLVFVMIAGPQILSAIFLATSEDWRRNSAAFVFGASLSISLVVTLAYYLGSGVRQGGSNRMLQLLVLVILLAAMVNVYLKREQSEPPTWMGKLETATPKFSFQLGFLLMGFFPTDILTSITVGTYLASHGDPLWHATGFVLLTLLFLAVPSLSLVMIGDRAETILPKVRTWINTHSWIVSEIVILIFVVITINNIVG; via the coding sequence ATGAACTTCCTGGTGATTCTCCCACTGGTATTCGTTATGATCGCTGGGCCACAAATCCTCAGCGCCATCTTTCTGGCCACGAGCGAGGACTGGCGGCGGAATTCGGCCGCGTTCGTCTTCGGCGCCTCCCTCTCAATCAGTCTCGTCGTCACGCTCGCGTATTATCTCGGCAGTGGCGTTCGTCAGGGCGGGTCGAACCGCATGCTGCAACTGCTCGTGCTCGTCATTCTCCTCGCCGCGATGGTGAACGTCTACCTGAAGCGTGAGCAATCGGAGCCGCCAACGTGGATGGGGAAACTCGAGACCGCGACCCCGAAGTTCTCGTTCCAACTGGGATTCCTGCTGATGGGGTTCTTTCCGACCGACATTCTCACGTCGATCACCGTCGGGACCTACCTCGCGAGTCACGGCGATCCGCTTTGGCACGCAACCGGGTTTGTCTTACTGACGCTACTGTTTCTGGCCGTTCCATCGCTATCCCTGGTTATGATCGGCGACCGTGCGGAGACGATCCTTCCGAAGGTTCGCACGTGGATAAACACACATTCGTGGATCGTGAGCGAAATCGTGATCCTCATCTTTGTCGTGATCACGATCAACAACATCGTCGGGTGA
- a CDS encoding globin-coupled sensor protein has protein sequence MSDQSFGQGGLNPYLDADELVERIGLTENEIDWRKQFIGFDETDERRLSDLEPLLRRNQERIADDFYDNLLQYEQTRDVIGRSTKNFDGLKQTQRAYLVSLAAGEYDREYFRNRARIGKLHEMLDMPLKHYVGQYGVYYDLLLPQLNERIQNQVVEAIEEWAQEYDAEGPTSGMERLAGALGFETEDDTADGLDESFERTVRGAIDDGMMDVLSLLRIINLDMQVATDTYVDAYAGRLENEIDRREQLAREVETDVENPVAELHEASEMISNRAQRIGERTAEQATAVDHVAGELGEVSAAVEEVASVSDEVRRESERTERLAADGSKAADKALSELVAIEDAVDRVSSAAATLEERLEEIDETVDRLDELTTRTTILAKNARIESSRSDGETAIEALEVIATEVGSFAEQTRADLSAIERAVEDVATDAEETIKAADEAVERVDAGGNQIRGTVDSFEEIHEAARSTATGMDDVSAAADQQAHSVESIADLVEELSTTADDVAEATESVAAASEEQTASLQAVGKTVSRLTTESEPAEQPVYERLAE, from the coding sequence ATGTCCGACCAGTCCTTTGGCCAGGGTGGATTGAATCCGTATCTCGATGCCGACGAACTCGTCGAGCGTATCGGGCTCACGGAGAATGAGATCGACTGGCGAAAGCAATTCATCGGCTTTGATGAGACAGACGAACGGCGACTTTCTGATCTCGAGCCGTTACTTCGGCGGAATCAGGAACGGATTGCCGACGACTTCTACGACAATCTCTTGCAATACGAGCAAACTCGAGACGTCATCGGACGCTCGACAAAGAATTTCGACGGGTTGAAACAAACCCAGCGAGCGTATCTGGTGTCACTTGCGGCGGGTGAGTATGATCGCGAGTACTTCAGAAACCGTGCCCGCATCGGCAAGCTGCACGAGATGCTTGACATGCCCCTAAAACACTACGTCGGCCAGTACGGCGTCTACTACGATTTACTCTTGCCACAGCTGAACGAGCGAATCCAGAATCAGGTGGTCGAAGCGATCGAGGAATGGGCCCAAGAGTACGACGCCGAGGGACCAACTAGCGGGATGGAACGGCTCGCTGGCGCGTTGGGATTCGAAACCGAAGACGACACCGCCGACGGACTCGACGAGTCCTTCGAGCGAACCGTTCGCGGAGCAATCGACGACGGGATGATGGACGTTCTCTCGCTCCTCCGAATCATCAACCTCGACATGCAGGTTGCGACCGATACGTACGTTGATGCATATGCCGGACGCCTCGAGAACGAAATTGACCGACGAGAACAACTCGCCAGGGAAGTCGAAACCGACGTCGAGAACCCGGTTGCGGAACTCCACGAGGCGAGCGAAATGATTTCGAATCGCGCACAGCGGATCGGGGAGCGCACCGCCGAACAGGCGACGGCGGTTGACCACGTCGCGGGTGAACTCGGTGAGGTCTCCGCAGCGGTCGAAGAGGTCGCGAGCGTCTCCGATGAGGTTCGCCGGGAGAGCGAACGAACCGAACGGCTCGCCGCTGACGGTTCAAAGGCGGCAGACAAGGCACTCTCGGAACTTGTGGCGATTGAGGATGCCGTCGACCGCGTCTCGAGCGCGGCCGCAACGCTCGAAGAGCGCCTCGAGGAGATTGATGAAACCGTTGACCGTCTCGACGAACTGACGACTCGAACGACGATCCTCGCCAAGAACGCCCGGATCGAATCCTCGAGGTCCGATGGCGAAACTGCGATTGAGGCCCTTGAGGTCATCGCGACCGAGGTAGGCTCGTTCGCCGAACAAACGCGGGCAGACCTGTCGGCAATCGAACGAGCAGTCGAGGATGTTGCGACGGACGCCGAGGAAACGATCAAAGCAGCTGATGAGGCCGTTGAGCGGGTCGACGCTGGAGGTAATCAGATCCGCGGGACGGTCGATTCCTTCGAGGAAATCCACGAGGCCGCCAGATCGACTGCGACAGGAATGGACGATGTCTCGGCAGCGGCCGATCAGCAGGCTCACAGTGTCGAGTCAATCGCTGACTTGGTCGAGGAACTGTCGACGACGGCCGACGACGTCGCCGAGGCCACAGAGTCGGTTGCGGCTGCGAGCGAAGAACAGACGGCCAGCCTCCAAGCCGTCGGCAAGACTGTCTCGAGGCTCACGACCGAATCAGAACCGGCCGAACAGCCGGTGTACGAACGACTCGCAGAATAA
- a CDS encoding succinic semialdehyde dehydrogenase produces MAQTSGSRIVEETTLESGHLEHLAARIETSDDRSSLEVRTPVTDEAIGAIPACTRDDVAGAVERARSAQNNWEQVTVDERAAIIQRFGDLVLKRREELLDVVQLETGKARHHAVEEILDVPLTCSYYAANGPSILADADRSGAIPLASDATVTYDPVGVVGVISPWNYPLTLAMTDAIPALLAGNAVVCKPDERTPFIALALADLLAAAGLPDGLFQIVTGEGATVGPALIDEVDYVAFTGGTETGRTVAEQAGRNLIDCSLELGGKNPMVVLADADPETAARGAVKGAFTNAGQLCLAPERIYVDDRRYDEFVDAFVGATRRLELGLEFDYGPDIGSLIDGDHLRAVQEYVDDAVADGASLLSGGRARPDVGPFCYEPTILTNVDPDSRVACEETFGPVVSVYPVSGVDEAIERANDTEYGLNASVWTPDRERGRAVAREIDCGTVCVNDPYTVGWAATDAPMGGFGDSGLGRRHGPEGLRRYVDARTIATSRIGPLDAPSGVSPRWFAHFMLGLTKVQRRLTRWLP; encoded by the coding sequence ATGGCACAGACAAGCGGATCGCGAATCGTCGAGGAGACGACCCTCGAGAGCGGGCACCTCGAGCACCTCGCGGCTCGCATCGAGACGTCCGACGACAGGTCGTCGCTCGAGGTTCGAACGCCAGTCACCGATGAGGCGATTGGAGCGATCCCAGCCTGTACGCGTGACGACGTTGCGGGTGCGGTCGAACGTGCTCGCTCGGCCCAAAATAACTGGGAGCAGGTGACAGTCGACGAGCGGGCGGCGATCATCCAGCGATTCGGAGACCTCGTCCTGAAACGCCGAGAGGAGTTGCTCGATGTGGTGCAACTCGAGACGGGGAAGGCCCGACACCACGCTGTTGAGGAGATACTTGACGTCCCGCTGACGTGTTCGTACTACGCGGCGAACGGCCCCTCGATACTCGCGGACGCGGATCGATCGGGTGCGATACCGCTGGCTTCCGACGCGACGGTCACGTACGACCCCGTCGGCGTCGTCGGCGTGATCTCGCCGTGGAACTATCCGCTGACGCTCGCGATGACCGACGCGATCCCCGCCTTGCTCGCCGGCAACGCCGTCGTCTGCAAACCCGACGAGCGCACGCCGTTTATCGCGCTGGCGCTCGCGGACCTGCTGGCGGCGGCTGGGCTGCCGGACGGTCTCTTCCAGATCGTCACCGGCGAGGGAGCGACAGTCGGTCCCGCGCTGATCGACGAAGTCGACTACGTCGCCTTCACCGGCGGCACCGAGACGGGTCGAACGGTCGCCGAGCAGGCCGGCCGGAACCTGATCGACTGCTCGCTCGAACTCGGCGGGAAGAACCCGATGGTCGTCCTCGCCGATGCCGATCCCGAGACGGCCGCTCGCGGCGCGGTCAAGGGTGCGTTCACCAACGCGGGACAGCTCTGTCTCGCTCCCGAACGGATCTACGTCGACGACCGACGGTACGACGAGTTCGTGGACGCCTTCGTCGGCGCCACGCGGCGTCTCGAACTCGGTCTCGAGTTCGACTACGGGCCCGATATCGGCTCGCTAATCGATGGCGACCATCTGAGGGCTGTCCAGGAGTACGTCGACGACGCGGTCGCGGACGGTGCATCGCTGCTATCGGGTGGGCGTGCTAGACCCGATGTCGGTCCATTCTGTTATGAGCCGACAATCCTGACAAACGTCGATCCCGACTCGCGGGTCGCTTGCGAGGAGACGTTCGGTCCCGTCGTCTCCGTGTACCCGGTCTCAGGCGTCGACGAGGCGATCGAACGGGCAAACGACACCGAGTACGGCCTGAACGCCAGCGTCTGGACGCCCGACCGTGAGCGTGGCCGTGCAGTCGCACGCGAGATCGACTGTGGTACCGTCTGCGTTAACGATCCGTACACCGTCGGCTGGGCGGCGACGGACGCACCGATGGGCGGCTTCGGCGACTCGGGGCTTGGCCGTCGTCACGGCCCCGAAGGACTCCGGCGGTATGTCGACGCCCGGACGATCGCGACCTCACGGATCGGCCCGCTGGACGCGCCGTCTGGCGTCTCCCCGCGCTGGTTCGCGCACTTCATGCTCGGACTGACAAAGGTTCAGCGGCGACTCACCAGGTGGTTGCCGTGA
- a CDS encoding DUF1254 domain-containing protein, protein MSNETNHTTTEGSQESDTDSSVVSIAEDAYRYGLQQVIYYVTRFNYTQKEDSNFFVGVNRLYYPNEGRPITADFTAVVTPNATTLYAMGALDLQDGPIVIEMPEVTDRYFSLQLMNQYGMFPLYAGNQFNGTDARSYLILPDDYEGEIPDDFAATDVVQARTNTLFTNVRYALGDPTDESEIAYVNDLQAQTTITPLSEWLENDRSSVPRAEQSVVPGDYETIPRMTELTAQQVENQTAADFFTLLNLVLNDPSMSLIDDSRKEAAMLERLEQVGIGPGLEFDWSALETDVQEALTGGFESGFERVRAAVVEGNSDIMVDMNGWNVIQNTGDFRTDWLTRAAMADFGFAGPDSPASHIGGIIFTDANGDPLDGSNRYTITFDLDDLPPVTEFWEVPIYDAQGYFVENDLDRYSINSYMLEEGLLHTEANELVIYVQYEEPDDPEQATNWLPAPDGGMRFTARFFGPHWSLVDGSYDMPEVVPAEE, encoded by the coding sequence ATGAGCAACGAAACAAACCACACGACGACAGAAGGTAGTCAGGAAAGCGATACGGATAGCAGTGTAGTATCGATCGCAGAAGATGCCTACCGCTACGGACTCCAGCAGGTCATCTACTACGTGACGCGCTTCAACTACACGCAGAAAGAGGACAGCAACTTCTTCGTGGGCGTCAATCGGTTGTACTACCCCAACGAGGGCCGACCGATAACGGCCGACTTCACGGCTGTCGTCACTCCGAACGCCACCACCCTATACGCAATGGGCGCCCTCGACCTGCAGGACGGCCCCATCGTCATCGAGATGCCCGAGGTTACCGACCGCTACTTTTCGCTCCAGTTGATGAACCAGTATGGAATGTTTCCCCTCTACGCCGGGAATCAGTTCAACGGCACTGACGCGCGATCGTACCTGATCCTGCCGGACGACTACGAGGGCGAGATTCCAGACGACTTCGCCGCGACCGACGTCGTCCAGGCAAGAACGAATACGCTGTTTACGAACGTTCGGTACGCGCTGGGCGATCCCACGGACGAATCCGAGATCGCGTACGTCAACGACCTGCAGGCACAGACGACCATCACCCCGCTTAGCGAGTGGCTCGAAAACGACCGCTCGAGCGTGCCGCGAGCGGAACAGTCAGTCGTCCCCGGCGACTACGAGACGATCCCGCGAATGACGGAACTCACAGCACAGCAGGTCGAAAATCAGACCGCAGCGGACTTCTTCACCCTCCTCAACCTCGTCCTGAACGACCCGAGCATGTCGCTCATTGACGACTCCCGAAAGGAGGCTGCGATGCTCGAGCGGCTGGAGCAGGTCGGAATCGGCCCGGGTCTGGAGTTCGACTGGTCAGCCCTCGAGACCGACGTCCAGGAGGCGCTGACCGGTGGGTTCGAGAGCGGGTTCGAGCGCGTCAGAGCCGCCGTCGTGGAGGGTAACAGCGACATCATGGTTGACATGAATGGCTGGAACGTTATTCAGAACACGGGGGACTTCAGAACCGACTGGTTGACCCGGGCTGCCATGGCCGACTTCGGTTTCGCGGGCCCCGACTCGCCCGCGTCTCACATCGGTGGGATCATATTCACCGACGCGAACGGCGACCCACTGGACGGATCGAACCGGTACACCATCACGTTCGACCTCGATGACCTGCCGCCAGTCACCGAGTTCTGGGAGGTTCCAATCTACGATGCGCAGGGCTACTTCGTCGAGAACGACCTCGACCGGTACAGCATCAACAGCTATATGCTCGAAGAAGGACTGTTGCACACCGAGGCCAACGAACTCGTCATTTACGTACAATACGAGGAACCGGACGATCCCGAGCAGGCGACGAACTGGCTGCCAGCTCCCGACGGAGGCATGCGCTTTACAGCGCGGTTCTTCGGCCCCCACTGGTCGCTGGTCGACGGGTCCTACGACATGCCCGAAGTCGTCCCTGCGGAGGAGTGA
- a CDS encoding SDR family oxidoreductase produces MVAVTDTEVFFTGFPGFLGSALLERVLARGDGPVACLVQSQYLETARRRAQEITAGIERVDDDAVRLYEGDITEPDLGLGEKSLAGVRELYHLAAVYDLAVDRNLAEAVNVRGTEHVLEFADNHDVDRFHYVSTCYVSGRYDGVFTEDHLQEGQTFNNHYEESKYHAEVAVQDQMDAGLPATIYRPAIVVGDSQTGETDKYDGPYYLLRLLLAQPKWLSVAFTLPGSSDAELNVVPRDYVVDAIDYLSSSKQTVGKVYQLCDSAPLPVPQFVDVLAEAAGHRTVALPTTKPIARTVSSRLSPSLPLEPATLDYLDHPTRYACPQTLQALEESELEVSPFESYVDRLVAYVLENPAIGDEPMI; encoded by the coding sequence GTGGTTGCCGTGACTGATACCGAGGTTTTCTTCACTGGATTTCCAGGCTTTCTCGGCTCCGCACTGCTCGAGCGCGTCCTCGCCCGCGGTGACGGACCGGTTGCCTGCCTGGTCCAGTCGCAGTACCTCGAGACCGCACGCAGGCGAGCACAGGAGATCACCGCCGGAATCGAGAGGGTCGACGATGACGCAGTTCGGCTCTACGAGGGTGACATCACCGAACCCGACCTCGGACTGGGCGAGAAGTCGCTCGCGGGCGTTCGCGAACTCTACCACCTTGCGGCCGTCTACGACCTCGCTGTCGACCGCAATCTGGCGGAAGCCGTCAACGTTCGGGGCACTGAACACGTTCTCGAGTTCGCTGACAATCACGACGTGGATCGGTTCCACTACGTCAGCACCTGCTACGTCAGTGGCCGATACGATGGCGTGTTCACCGAGGACCACCTGCAGGAGGGTCAGACGTTCAACAACCACTACGAGGAGAGCAAGTACCACGCGGAGGTCGCAGTCCAGGATCAGATGGACGCCGGCCTGCCCGCGACGATCTACCGGCCCGCGATCGTTGTCGGCGATAGTCAGACAGGCGAGACCGACAAGTACGACGGCCCCTACTATCTGCTCCGGCTCTTGCTGGCCCAACCAAAGTGGCTCTCGGTGGCGTTTACGCTGCCAGGCTCGAGCGATGCCGAGCTAAACGTCGTCCCCAGAGACTACGTCGTCGACGCAATCGACTACCTCAGCTCATCCAAGCAGACCGTTGGCAAGGTCTACCAGCTCTGCGACTCTGCACCCCTACCCGTCCCGCAGTTCGTCGACGTCCTCGCCGAGGCAGCCGGCCATCGTACCGTCGCGCTGCCGACGACGAAACCGATCGCACGAACGGTGTCAAGTCGGCTTTCACCGTCACTCCCGCTCGAACCTGCAACCCTCGACTACCTCGACCATCCGACACGATACGCCTGCCCACAGACGCTACAGGCGCTTGAGGAGAGCGAACTCGAGGTGTCGCCGTTTGAATCGTACGTTGATCGACTCGTCGCGTACGTTCTCGAGAATCCTGCTATCGGCGACGAGCCAATGATTTAG
- a CDS encoding DUF4397 domain-containing protein, with protein sequence MTENGVSRRRMIQIGSGFVVVSGLGGTTAASSDHEPTDQPTDTGFQTRVAHLSPDAPDIDIYVDGEQVREGIPYGTVTDYRDLPPGTYTIQVVPAGEDPADAVLEETVEVDDEDPTVDGLLAVIGEVAAENQPLEALFLDDDNSPVDPSTARVRVLHASPDAPAVDVVAGENGDALFENVGFGESGYVEVPEGEYTLDIYPAGDRETSVFEVDVSLAGGTVYSAFAIGYLEPEGAPADEPFEILLTEDSLPDEEDVEPDEETPEEDEPEKEPEEELKEDEPEKNETEKKAT encoded by the coding sequence ATGACTGAAAATGGCGTGAGTCGACGGCGAATGATACAGATCGGTAGCGGCTTCGTGGTGGTCAGTGGCCTCGGAGGTACCACGGCCGCCTCGAGTGACCACGAACCGACCGACCAGCCGACCGATACCGGCTTCCAGACTCGAGTGGCACACCTCTCACCCGACGCACCCGACATCGACATCTACGTCGACGGAGAGCAGGTCCGCGAGGGCATCCCGTACGGGACGGTCACCGACTACCGCGACCTCCCGCCTGGCACGTACACGATTCAGGTCGTTCCCGCCGGTGAAGACCCAGCCGACGCAGTGCTGGAAGAGACCGTCGAGGTCGACGACGAGGACCCTACCGTCGACGGTCTCCTCGCAGTGATCGGCGAAGTGGCCGCCGAAAACCAGCCCCTCGAGGCACTGTTTCTCGACGATGACAACAGCCCGGTCGATCCGAGTACCGCTCGGGTTCGCGTCCTTCACGCTTCACCCGATGCGCCTGCGGTGGACGTCGTCGCCGGTGAAAATGGGGACGCACTGTTCGAGAACGTCGGGTTCGGCGAATCCGGTTACGTCGAAGTCCCGGAAGGCGAGTATACACTGGACATCTATCCCGCGGGTGACCGAGAGACCAGCGTCTTCGAAGTCGACGTGTCCCTCGCCGGTGGAACCGTCTACTCCGCGTTCGCGATTGGCTACCTCGAGCCGGAGGGGGCACCTGCCGATGAACCGTTCGAGATCCTCCTCACGGAGGATTCCCTCCCAGACGAAGAGGACGTTGAACCGGACGAAGAGACGCCTGAAGAAGACGAGCCGGAGAAAGAGCCTGAAGAGGAACTGAAAGAAGACGAACCAGAGAAAAACGAGACAGAGAAGAAGGCTACGTGA
- a CDS encoding HAD family phosphatase, giving the protein MSNEQPDTTAESDFEPLRATRRATVRGAGLAGLLALGAGSATAQRADPSANAHLSRNETAEVLPSWNDGQTKQAILTFVEEVTTPDSPGFVPPAERIATFDNDGTLWVERPVYAQLAFTADRIQELAPQHPEWEDEQPYQAALENDLETLVAMDQQEIVELLAATHAGMTTAEFAEIVTDWLDTARHPRFDRRYTELAYQPMLELLSFLRANEFETFIVSGGGVEFMRQMSEATYGIPPEQVVGSTGKTRYEIRDGEPVLVKLPEVDFVDDEEGKPMGIHTFIGRQPIAAFGNYVGDREMLEWADAGDGPRLCLLVNHDDAEREYAYSMDEDLTGEVVDESAQPFIDVAAERGWVVTSMKDDWEYVFPFEKADR; this is encoded by the coding sequence ATGAGCAACGAACAACCAGACACGACGGCGGAATCGGACTTCGAACCGCTGCGAGCAACCCGCCGCGCCACAGTTCGCGGGGCGGGCCTCGCCGGACTGCTCGCGCTGGGCGCCGGTAGCGCCACGGCCCAGCGAGCCGATCCGAGTGCGAACGCCCACCTGAGTCGAAACGAGACCGCTGAGGTGCTTCCGTCCTGGAACGACGGCCAGACCAAGCAGGCCATCCTCACGTTCGTCGAGGAAGTGACCACGCCAGACTCCCCCGGCTTCGTACCACCCGCTGAGCGCATCGCCACGTTCGACAACGACGGCACGCTGTGGGTCGAGCGGCCAGTGTACGCCCAGCTCGCCTTTACAGCGGACAGAATACAAGAGCTGGCCCCTCAGCACCCGGAGTGGGAGGACGAACAACCCTACCAGGCGGCACTAGAGAACGACCTCGAGACGCTGGTGGCGATGGATCAGCAAGAGATCGTCGAACTGCTCGCTGCCACGCACGCCGGAATGACCACAGCAGAGTTCGCGGAGATCGTGACCGACTGGCTGGATACTGCGCGCCATCCGCGTTTCGACCGGCGCTACACGGAACTGGCCTATCAGCCGATGCTGGAACTGCTCTCGTTTCTGCGGGCGAACGAGTTCGAGACGTTCATCGTCTCCGGCGGTGGCGTCGAGTTCATGCGACAGATGAGCGAAGCGACCTACGGGATCCCGCCAGAGCAGGTGGTCGGCTCGACCGGGAAGACTCGCTACGAGATCCGGGACGGCGAGCCGGTGCTGGTCAAGCTGCCGGAGGTCGATTTCGTCGACGACGAGGAGGGCAAACCAATGGGTATCCACACGTTCATCGGCAGGCAACCCATCGCGGCGTTCGGCAACTACGTCGGAGACCGCGAGATGCTCGAGTGGGCCGATGCAGGGGATGGTCCCCGGCTGTGCCTGCTGGTTAACCATGACGACGCCGAGCGTGAGTATGCCTATAGTATGGACGAAGACCTAACAGGTGAGGTGGTCGACGAGTCTGCCCAGCCATTTATCGACGTCGCAGCGGAGCGGGGCTGGGTCGTCACCAGTATGAAAGACGACTGGGAGTACGTCTTCCCCTTCGAGAAAGCAGATCGCTGA
- a CDS encoding geranylgeranyl reductase family protein, producing MARNQYDIVVVGGGIAGCFAAATAAAEGLAVVQLERKPREQGGYIACGDAIKRPRKPTHYPGPIDMDAIADDEAVLIDNNIDQIEYWDEQLGVRKVLPYDEPGSNVIDRYEFGQRLLEQAAANGAEQHYDTVVNDVIQNGRVTGVKAVRDGEPVTYDCDVLIDTAGAQSIIQDLVEFDALETAGEPTFEMPHYTHFGSAYREIIETESPVEYHNAIVGKPLEELGYIWYFPRTPTQINVGLGFQMNKDPIPLADRVRRDLEGRPEFQGATVAKRFGKTNKLGSAIALRRPLDSMVAPGYLTAGGAAGTTHPITGKGIRGAAYSGYSAGRAAVQAIEDGDVSEAGLWEHNRWLYREHGEAAKLASWDAYNVAASSLDLHLLRAVAALLPEAELREIVGTTAEIDSLKSKLLVGSGLLKNFVSEYRTGTFDTLGASKGELYDAIRGVKTTRDHVATYERHYDRYPEDRDGFEHWLAHRKQLDQAFYDDLGLSPDEYKYSL from the coding sequence ATGGCGCGCAACCAGTACGACATCGTCGTTGTCGGGGGCGGAATAGCGGGCTGTTTTGCGGCGGCAACAGCAGCAGCGGAGGGATTAGCCGTTGTGCAGTTAGAACGCAAACCTCGAGAACAGGGCGGGTACATCGCCTGTGGCGACGCGATCAAACGCCCACGAAAGCCCACACACTATCCAGGACCGATCGACATGGACGCGATTGCGGACGACGAGGCCGTCCTTATCGACAACAATATCGACCAGATCGAGTACTGGGACGAGCAACTCGGCGTTCGGAAGGTATTGCCCTACGACGAGCCAGGCAGCAACGTCATCGACCGCTACGAGTTTGGTCAGCGACTCCTCGAGCAAGCCGCAGCGAATGGGGCCGAGCAACACTACGATACGGTGGTCAACGATGTCATCCAGAACGGACGCGTCACGGGCGTCAAAGCGGTTCGAGACGGCGAGCCAGTAACCTACGACTGTGACGTCCTGATCGACACCGCAGGCGCCCAGTCAATCATACAGGATCTGGTCGAGTTCGACGCTCTCGAGACTGCAGGCGAGCCGACGTTCGAGATGCCCCATTACACCCACTTCGGGTCGGCCTACCGCGAGATTATCGAGACCGAATCGCCAGTCGAATACCACAACGCCATCGTCGGAAAACCACTCGAGGAACTTGGCTACATCTGGTATTTCCCACGGACGCCGACCCAGATCAACGTCGGACTCGGGTTCCAGATGAACAAGGACCCAATCCCGCTTGCTGACCGCGTCCGCCGCGATCTCGAGGGTCGTCCGGAGTTTCAGGGAGCAACGGTTGCGAAGCGATTCGGCAAGACGAACAAACTCGGATCTGCGATTGCCCTCCGGCGACCGCTAGATTCGATGGTTGCACCGGGCTATCTCACTGCTGGTGGCGCGGCTGGAACGACACACCCAATCACAGGCAAGGGGATTCGTGGAGCAGCGTATTCGGGGTACTCGGCTGGGCGGGCAGCCGTACAGGCAATCGAAGACGGCGATGTCTCCGAGGCCGGGCTCTGGGAACACAACCGCTGGCTCTATCGCGAACACGGCGAAGCCGCGAAACTCGCCTCGTGGGACGCCTACAACGTCGCCGCGAGTTCCCTGGACCTACACCTCCTTCGCGCTGTCGCAGCACTCCTGCCAGAGGCAGAGCTTCGCGAAATTGTCGGCACAACGGCAGAGATAGACAGTCTCAAGAGTAAACTACTCGTTGGCAGTGGCCTTCTCAAAAATTTCGTTTCGGAGTATCGCACTGGTACGTTCGACACACTCGGTGCGAGTAAGGGCGAACTGTACGACGCGATCCGCGGCGTCAAAACGACGCGTGACCACGTCGCGACGTACGAACGCCACTATGACCGGTATCCGGAAGATCGAGACGGGTTCGAACACTGGCTCGCACATCGAAAGCAACTCGATCAGGCGTTTTACGACGACCTTGGACTCTCCCCTGACGAGTACAAGTATTCGCTGTAG